In Amycolatopsis jiangsuensis, the following proteins share a genomic window:
- a CDS encoding NAD(P)/FAD-dependent oxidoreductase, which produces MNGTSSPRRVVVVGAGVVGLSCAWFLQEHGAEVTVLDRSGVAAGASWGNAGYLVPAMVAPLAEPAMLREGVRSLFTPGSPLAVDRRLSAATVAFLAGFARNATASRWQRGMAALAPLAVESLGAFDELAKGGVPAEVHERSIRIGFTAGQDTAGLEHELAAARAGGQEVSYRISAGHEAPFSGRVAQVLHLDGQRFIAPGRFLDALAGSVRERGGEIVTGAHVQSIGFGPDGLQVDTWAGPPHRADAVVLATGAWLPQLGRRLGVRVPVQAGRGYSCSVRLAEPLTGPVYLPGARATLTPYGDRVRVTGTMEITDRDAPFDGRRLDSILRSIRPLLDADWDDVREPWVGSRPLTPDGLPVIGATKIAGVHVAGGHGMWGVTLGPVTGKLLAGQIMNGTRAPGMAPFDPLRRG; this is translated from the coding sequence ATGAACGGAACATCTTCACCACGGCGCGTTGTCGTCGTGGGAGCCGGGGTGGTCGGGCTCTCGTGTGCGTGGTTCCTGCAGGAGCACGGCGCGGAAGTCACGGTTCTCGACCGGTCGGGGGTGGCGGCGGGCGCGTCGTGGGGCAACGCCGGCTACCTCGTACCGGCCATGGTGGCGCCGCTCGCGGAGCCGGCGATGCTGCGCGAGGGCGTGCGGAGCCTGTTCACCCCGGGTTCGCCGCTCGCGGTGGACCGGCGGCTGTCCGCGGCCACGGTGGCGTTCCTGGCCGGCTTCGCCCGGAACGCGACAGCGTCCCGGTGGCAGCGGGGAATGGCCGCGCTCGCGCCGCTGGCGGTGGAAAGCCTCGGCGCCTTCGACGAACTGGCCAAGGGCGGTGTCCCGGCGGAGGTCCACGAGCGGAGCATCCGGATCGGGTTCACGGCGGGCCAGGACACCGCGGGATTGGAGCACGAACTCGCCGCCGCCCGCGCCGGCGGGCAGGAGGTGTCCTACCGGATCTCGGCGGGGCACGAAGCTCCGTTCTCCGGCCGGGTCGCGCAGGTGCTGCATCTGGACGGGCAGCGGTTCATCGCGCCGGGCCGGTTCCTCGACGCGCTCGCCGGGTCGGTGCGGGAGCGAGGTGGCGAGATCGTCACGGGTGCCCACGTGCAGTCGATCGGATTCGGTCCGGACGGGCTGCAGGTGGACACCTGGGCCGGGCCGCCGCACCGCGCCGACGCTGTCGTGCTCGCGACAGGTGCGTGGTTGCCGCAGCTGGGACGACGGCTGGGGGTGCGGGTGCCGGTGCAGGCCGGGCGTGGCTACTCGTGCAGCGTCCGGCTCGCCGAACCGCTCACCGGCCCGGTCTACCTGCCCGGTGCCCGTGCGACGCTCACCCCGTACGGAGACCGGGTCCGCGTCACCGGCACCATGGAGATCACCGACCGGGACGCGCCCTTCGACGGCAGGCGCCTGGACTCCATCCTGCGCTCGATCCGCCCGCTGCTCGACGCCGACTGGGACGACGTGCGCGAACCGTGGGTCGGGTCCCGGCCGCTGACGCCCGACGGCCTGCCGGTGATCGGTGCGACGAAGATCGCCGGCGTCCACGTCGCGGGCGGCCACGGCATGTGGGGGGTGACGCTGGGACCGGTCACCGGGAAACTGCTGGCCGGGCAGATCATGAACGGGACCCGCGCACCCGGGATGGCCCCGTTCGACCCGCTGCGCCGCGGGTGA
- a CDS encoding NADPH:quinone reductase, which yields MRAIVYSETGPSSVLRLVERPEPTAGPGEVVVRVVRSGVNPTDWKHRAGTGLSTPGGEVGPGHDGAGVVEAVGPGVDHVGTGDRVWLLLAGTGPVHGTAAELTVQPANRVVPLPDGASFDLGAALGVPFITAHRSLTSGTVPRLAAGALAGQTVLVAGGAGAVGNAAIQLARWAGATVITTVSSAEKAALARAAGAHHVVNYREGDPAAEILAAAPAGVDLIAEVAPAANIALDLAVAGNHGTVAIYAENGGNEVMLPAQAAMGKNLRFAFAVLYTLDEALVQAAVEDLTAALADDALRVGEAAGLPLHHYNLANTADAHDAVERGTIGKVLLDLG from the coding sequence ATGCGAGCGATCGTTTATTCCGAGACCGGCCCGTCCTCCGTTCTGCGGCTTGTCGAACGGCCCGAGCCCACCGCGGGTCCAGGCGAGGTGGTGGTGCGCGTCGTTCGTTCGGGGGTGAACCCGACGGACTGGAAACACCGTGCGGGAACAGGGCTGAGCACGCCCGGCGGTGAGGTCGGGCCGGGGCACGACGGCGCGGGCGTCGTCGAGGCGGTCGGGCCGGGCGTCGACCACGTCGGTACCGGCGACCGCGTATGGCTGCTGCTCGCCGGGACCGGCCCGGTGCACGGCACCGCCGCGGAACTGACCGTGCAACCGGCGAATCGTGTTGTGCCGCTTCCGGATGGCGCGTCCTTCGACCTGGGAGCCGCCTTGGGTGTCCCGTTCATCACCGCGCACCGGTCGCTGACCTCCGGCACCGTGCCCCGGCTCGCGGCCGGTGCACTGGCGGGGCAGACCGTGCTCGTCGCCGGCGGTGCGGGCGCCGTCGGCAACGCCGCGATCCAGCTGGCCCGCTGGGCCGGGGCGACCGTCATCACCACCGTCAGTTCCGCGGAGAAGGCCGCACTGGCGCGAGCTGCCGGGGCGCACCACGTGGTGAACTACCGCGAGGGCGATCCCGCGGCCGAGATCCTGGCCGCCGCACCGGCCGGGGTCGACCTGATCGCCGAGGTCGCCCCGGCTGCCAACATCGCGCTCGATCTGGCGGTGGCCGGAAACCACGGCACGGTCGCGATCTACGCCGAAAACGGTGGCAACGAGGTGATGCTGCCGGCGCAGGCGGCGATGGGCAAGAACCTGCGCTTCGCGTTCGCCGTGCTGTACACCTTGGACGAAGCACTGGTGCAGGCCGCCGTCGAAGACCTCACCGCCGCCCTCGCCGACGACGCTCTACGGGTGGGAGAAGCGGCCGGACTTCCGCTGCACCACTACAACCTGGCCAACACTGCGGACGCCCACGACGCCGTCGAACGGGGGACGATCGGCAAGGTCCTGCTGGACCTGGGCTGA
- a CDS encoding flavin monoamine oxidase family protein has protein sequence MDTDVVVIGAGLAGLAAARQLTRAGRSVCVLEARDRVGGRTHNAEVGDGRFVELGGQFTGPGQDAIQRVAAEVGVGTFATHNTGAHLLDLDGRLRRRRDFTPSAGALASLGFLRAQRELNRMARQVPSEAPWLAPRAQEWDAVTLAGWMDRRLRSARARALLTTAVRVVWAAEPDEMSLLHVLAYISAGESLQRLAGTRNGAQQDRFTGGSQLIAQRLAEQLPRSPVLATPVRRIVQDDSGVVVHADGRTVRAGQAIVAVPPMLAARIDFTPAMPAGREQLLARMPQGTTLKYLAVYDEPFWRHDGLSGQLASDRFPVSATFDNSPPDGRPGVLLGFVVGRHAKQMLNLAAADRESAVKDCLSGWFGPRAGAPRQLLEASWTEDEWTRGCYCSNLVPGAWTSFGPWIREPHGRVHWAGSETGVRWYGSMDAAVTSGERAAAEVLAAAPAGVSAS, from the coding sequence ATGGATACCGATGTCGTGGTGATCGGAGCGGGACTCGCCGGATTGGCCGCCGCGCGGCAGCTGACCCGGGCGGGACGTTCGGTGTGCGTGCTGGAAGCCCGCGACCGGGTCGGCGGCCGCACGCACAACGCCGAGGTCGGCGACGGCAGGTTCGTCGAGCTCGGCGGCCAGTTCACCGGCCCGGGGCAGGACGCCATCCAGCGCGTGGCCGCGGAGGTCGGGGTCGGCACGTTCGCCACGCACAACACCGGCGCGCATCTGCTCGACCTGGACGGCAGGCTGCGACGCAGGCGCGACTTCACTCCTTCGGCCGGCGCGCTGGCTTCTCTGGGTTTCCTTCGGGCCCAACGGGAACTGAACCGGATGGCACGACAGGTGCCGTCCGAAGCGCCGTGGCTCGCACCGCGGGCTCAGGAGTGGGACGCCGTGACGCTGGCCGGATGGATGGACCGACGGCTGCGGTCCGCCCGGGCTCGCGCACTGCTGACGACCGCGGTGCGGGTGGTCTGGGCGGCGGAGCCGGACGAGATGTCGCTGCTGCACGTGCTGGCCTACATCAGCGCAGGCGAGAGCCTGCAACGGCTGGCGGGCACGCGCAACGGCGCGCAGCAGGACCGTTTCACCGGCGGGTCCCAGCTGATCGCGCAGCGGCTGGCTGAGCAGCTGCCGCGGTCGCCGGTGCTGGCGACGCCGGTGCGCCGGATCGTCCAGGACGATTCCGGTGTCGTCGTCCACGCCGACGGCCGAACCGTCCGGGCCGGGCAGGCGATCGTGGCCGTGCCCCCGATGCTGGCCGCGCGCATCGACTTCACCCCAGCCATGCCCGCGGGCCGTGAACAGCTGCTGGCCCGGATGCCGCAGGGCACGACGCTGAAGTACCTCGCGGTCTACGACGAACCGTTCTGGCGTCACGACGGGCTTTCCGGGCAGCTCGCGAGTGACCGGTTCCCCGTCAGCGCGACGTTCGACAACTCGCCACCCGACGGGCGGCCGGGCGTCCTGCTCGGTTTCGTCGTCGGGCGGCACGCCAAGCAGATGCTGAACCTGGCGGCGGCGGATCGGGAAAGCGCGGTCAAGGACTGTCTCAGCGGCTGGTTCGGTCCGCGGGCGGGCGCACCGCGGCAGCTGCTGGAGGCATCCTGGACCGAGGACGAGTGGACGAGGGGCTGCTACTGCAGCAACCTCGTCCCCGGGGCCTGGACGTCGTTCGGCCCCTGGATCCGCGAGCCCCACGGCCGCGTGCACTGGGCCGGCTCGGAAACCGGCGTCCGCTGGTACGGCTCGATGGACGCCGCGGTCACCTCCGGCGAGCGCGCCGCGGCCGAAGTGCTCGCCGCGGCACCGGCCGGCGTGAGCGCGTCATGA
- a CDS encoding SDR family NAD(P)-dependent oxidoreductase produces the protein MGKLDGKTAIVSGSGRGIGREIALKLAGDGAAVVVNDLDEAPAEQTVADIRDAGGRAVACTGSVTDDDFADRFVGTATETFGGLDIIVNNAGYTWDSVIQKMSDEQWDAILDVHLKAPFRILRAAQPVISAAVKQARRDGEPVPCRKVVTISSIAGLGGNAGQVNYAAAKAGVTGLTKTLAKEWGRYNVTVNTVAFGLIRTRLTEAPATGESTIDVAGREIHVGVNPDLLETMEQMIPLGRAGTPAEAAGAVYLLCLPESDYVSAQTLVCGGGFFL, from the coding sequence ATGGGAAAGCTGGACGGGAAGACCGCCATCGTCTCCGGCTCCGGCCGCGGGATCGGCAGGGAGATCGCGCTCAAGCTCGCCGGCGACGGCGCCGCGGTCGTGGTCAACGACCTCGACGAAGCCCCGGCCGAGCAGACAGTCGCCGATATCCGCGACGCCGGTGGGCGGGCCGTCGCCTGCACCGGCAGCGTCACCGACGACGACTTCGCCGACCGGTTCGTCGGCACCGCCACCGAGACCTTCGGCGGGCTGGACATCATCGTCAACAACGCCGGCTACACGTGGGACAGCGTCATCCAGAAGATGTCCGACGAGCAGTGGGACGCCATACTGGACGTGCATCTCAAGGCTCCGTTCCGGATCCTGCGCGCGGCCCAGCCGGTGATCTCCGCGGCGGTGAAACAAGCCCGCCGCGACGGTGAGCCGGTGCCCTGCCGCAAGGTCGTCACCATCTCCTCGATCGCCGGGCTCGGCGGCAACGCCGGACAGGTCAACTACGCCGCCGCCAAGGCCGGGGTCACCGGCCTGACCAAGACACTGGCCAAGGAATGGGGCCGCTACAACGTCACCGTCAACACTGTCGCGTTCGGACTGATCAGGACCCGGCTCACCGAGGCGCCCGCGACCGGCGAGAGCACCATCGACGTGGCCGGCCGGGAGATCCATGTCGGGGTCAACCCCGATCTGCTCGAGACGATGGAGCAGATGATCCCGCTGGGCCGGGCCGGCACCCCCGCCGAGGCCGCGGGCGCGGTGTATCTGCTGTGCCTGCCCGAATCCGACTACGTCAGCGCGCAAACCCTGGTCTGCGGCGGCGGCTTCTTCTTGTGA
- a CDS encoding amidohydrolase family protein: MALLLTGATVIDGVSEEGVSDRAILTENGRIVAIGRAADLSIPADTETIDFSGKFIIPGLLNANVHLLVSALLETLIRYEGRYEELITEAAQVALKSGMTTVFDTWGPRGPLMAVRDRIDRGLVPGSRIRCAGNIIGFEGPFSDDFNKRIPGVGSTHFVDRVNATWVENTGRHLMWLTPEAVGEEVRTYLGRGIDFVKYASNEHGGSSAGAFIQFSERTQRVIVEEAHRAGVTAQAHAQSVEGLRMAIEAGCDLIQHCNMTGPTEIPRETLELFAQGNCGAVVFPLTDNGLNILKESISDYEWTIWKASDTNVRNLISSGATILLANDGGILAPEVMKEPMIKGTWNGLPEDEGLGRLATGHFVWLRAMEEKGMSPMALLHAATRNIAEAYQVDDDLGTLEAGKVADMVVLDEDPLQSAKNYQSIHAVIKDGAVVDLDALPEQALLTADLPPALEEEAHYKEFLHHGERLPGCPSCMNGHH; encoded by the coding sequence ATGGCACTGCTGTTGACCGGTGCGACCGTCATCGACGGCGTTTCCGAAGAGGGTGTCAGCGATCGAGCGATCCTGACCGAGAACGGCCGCATCGTGGCCATCGGTCGCGCGGCTGACCTGTCGATTCCGGCGGACACCGAAACCATCGACTTCAGCGGGAAGTTCATCATTCCCGGGCTGCTGAACGCCAATGTGCATCTGCTGGTCAGCGCCCTGCTCGAGACGCTGATCCGGTACGAGGGGCGCTACGAGGAGCTGATCACCGAGGCCGCCCAGGTCGCTCTGAAGAGCGGCATGACGACAGTCTTCGACACCTGGGGGCCGCGAGGTCCGCTCATGGCGGTCCGTGACCGGATCGACCGGGGGCTGGTCCCGGGCAGTCGTATCCGTTGCGCCGGTAACATCATCGGATTCGAGGGCCCGTTCTCCGACGACTTCAACAAGCGCATTCCCGGTGTGGGCAGCACTCATTTCGTGGACCGGGTGAATGCGACGTGGGTCGAGAACACCGGCCGGCATCTGATGTGGCTGACCCCCGAAGCAGTCGGCGAAGAGGTTCGCACGTACCTCGGGCGCGGGATCGACTTCGTCAAATACGCTTCGAACGAGCACGGTGGCTCCTCGGCAGGCGCCTTCATCCAATTCTCCGAGCGCACGCAGCGCGTCATCGTCGAGGAAGCGCATCGTGCCGGCGTGACCGCGCAGGCCCACGCGCAATCGGTCGAGGGCTTGCGGATGGCGATCGAGGCCGGCTGCGACCTGATCCAGCACTGCAACATGACGGGACCCACCGAGATCCCCCGCGAAACCCTCGAGCTCTTCGCGCAGGGAAACTGCGGCGCCGTCGTCTTTCCGTTGACCGACAACGGCCTGAACATCCTGAAGGAGTCCATTTCGGACTACGAGTGGACGATATGGAAGGCCTCGGACACCAACGTCCGCAATCTCATCAGCTCCGGCGCGACCATTCTCCTCGCCAATGACGGCGGCATCCTCGCGCCGGAAGTCATGAAAGAGCCGATGATCAAGGGGACCTGGAACGGACTGCCCGAGGACGAGGGTCTGGGTCGCCTGGCGACGGGTCACTTCGTCTGGCTCAGGGCCATGGAGGAGAAGGGCATGTCGCCGATGGCGTTGCTGCACGCGGCGACCCGCAACATCGCCGAGGCCTACCAGGTCGACGACGACCTCGGGACACTCGAGGCCGGCAAGGTCGCCGACATGGTCGTGCTCGACGAGGATCCGTTGCAGAGCGCGAAGAACTACCAAAGCATCCACGCCGTGATCAAGGACGGCGCCGTGGTGGATCTCGACGCGCTGCCGGAACAGGCGCTGTTGACCGCGGACCTTCCTCCCGCGCTGGAGGAAGAGGCCCACTACAAGGAATTCCTCCATCACGGCGAACGCCTGCCGGGCTGCCCCTCCTGTATGAACGGACATCACTGA
- a CDS encoding alpha/beta fold hydrolase, with protein MTVDSGTTRELTLDGCRLRYREAGRGEPLLLLHGYPQSHLTWRHQIGSLAARRRVIAPDWPGWGASGRSRALGCEYDVEVARLGRLLDALGLDRVDLAGHDYGGFLGLGFVLGHPERIGRFAILNSRAHRTFPAPYYQLFGLLGILGRRPVLRELLARLPIGGMNRIALARYVRKDCFDHATLGHYLGWLDTREGRRWFAHYFAGYDVRPRPELDAGLSSIRCPTTVIWGDQDPATPFAIGEDLARRIPGATLVRIRGADHYVMEERPDEVTAALTTWLGETR; from the coding sequence ATGACCGTCGACAGCGGGACCACGCGAGAACTGACCCTCGACGGATGCCGGCTGCGCTACCGCGAGGCCGGCCGGGGCGAGCCGCTGCTCCTGCTGCACGGCTACCCGCAGAGCCACCTCACCTGGCGCCACCAGATCGGCTCGCTCGCCGCGCGCCGCCGGGTGATCGCGCCGGACTGGCCGGGCTGGGGTGCCTCCGGCCGTTCCCGTGCCCTCGGCTGCGAGTACGACGTCGAGGTCGCCCGGCTCGGCAGGCTCCTCGACGCGCTCGGGCTGGACCGGGTCGATCTCGCCGGCCACGACTACGGCGGCTTCCTCGGTCTCGGCTTCGTGCTCGGGCATCCCGAGCGGATCGGCCGGTTCGCGATCCTGAACTCCCGGGCGCACCGTACTTTTCCGGCGCCGTACTACCAGTTGTTCGGGCTGCTGGGCATCCTCGGCCGCCGCCCGGTGCTCCGGGAACTCCTCGCCCGGCTGCCGATCGGCGGGATGAACCGGATCGCGCTGGCCCGCTACGTCCGCAAGGACTGCTTCGACCACGCCACGCTCGGGCACTACCTCGGCTGGCTCGACACCCGCGAAGGGCGCCGGTGGTTCGCGCACTACTTCGCCGGTTACGACGTGCGGCCCCGTCCGGAACTCGATGCGGGACTCTCCTCGATCCGTTGTCCCACAACGGTGATCTGGGGCGACCAGGACCCGGCGACCCCCTTCGCGATCGGCGAGGACCTCGCGCGCCGGATCCCCGGCGCCACGCTCGTCCGGATCCGCGGCGCCGATCACTACGTCATGGAGGAACGCCCGGACGAGGTGACCGCCGCGCTCACGACGTGGCTCGGCGAAACCCGATGA
- a CDS encoding ester cyclase, translating to MTTVHSDLHQLARDYGKAWNAHALDDIMAMHTQDTAFRLHLLGAPQVTGHEAVRGAFAGLLTAWPDIDFATESLHYGDGFFAHRYLLTATLAAPLAFGGVTVEPTGEPVRFSGIDLITTNANLVHQKETYLDIADAMTQLGAL from the coding sequence GTGACCACCGTCCACAGTGACCTGCACCAGCTCGCCCGAGACTACGGCAAGGCGTGGAACGCCCATGCCCTCGACGACATCATGGCGATGCACACCCAGGACACCGCGTTCCGCCTCCATCTGCTCGGCGCCCCTCAGGTCACCGGACACGAAGCCGTGCGCGGCGCCTTCGCCGGCCTGCTCACTGCCTGGCCCGACATCGACTTCGCCACCGAGAGCCTGCACTACGGCGACGGCTTCTTCGCCCACCGGTACTTGCTCACCGCCACCCTGGCCGCTCCCCTGGCTTTCGGTGGCGTCACCGTCGAGCCGACCGGCGAGCCCGTCCGGTTCAGCGGCATCGACCTGATCACGACGAACGCGAACCTGGTGCACCAGAAGGAAACGTACCTGGACATCGCGGACGCCATGACGCAGCTGGGCGCACTCTGA
- a CDS encoding TetR/AcrR family transcriptional regulator, which produces MDPRKQRTLDRLLSAAEQLFRDRSVDEVTVEEIAERAGVAVGSLYNNFGSKAGLHAALVERALEADRQHMDRAYTGTRTPLAQIYAAAEEYLQLYLDHPEYFRMLAFPRDPGHYPAGRELAERLAVTVDEQNRRLVDALVRGIDSGQLRRVDPRETATVLWAAWNGIISLGWRPDGLRQDEPQLRKLLAAATDVVAHGLLHRPEPAADDPAN; this is translated from the coding sequence ATGGACCCTCGCAAGCAACGCACCCTCGACCGCCTGCTCAGTGCCGCGGAGCAGCTGTTCCGCGACCGGTCGGTGGACGAGGTCACCGTCGAGGAGATCGCCGAACGGGCCGGGGTCGCCGTCGGCTCGCTCTACAACAACTTCGGCTCGAAGGCGGGCCTGCACGCCGCGCTCGTCGAGCGTGCGCTCGAGGCCGACCGGCAGCACATGGACCGCGCCTACACCGGGACCCGCACCCCGCTCGCGCAGATCTACGCCGCGGCCGAGGAGTACCTGCAGCTGTACCTCGACCATCCGGAGTACTTCCGGATGCTGGCCTTCCCACGGGATCCGGGCCACTATCCGGCGGGAAGGGAACTCGCCGAACGCCTCGCCGTGACGGTCGACGAGCAGAACCGGCGTCTCGTCGACGCGCTGGTCCGCGGAATCGACTCCGGGCAGCTCCGGCGCGTCGACCCCCGCGAAACCGCCACGGTGCTCTGGGCGGCATGGAACGGCATCATCAGCCTCGGCTGGCGCCCGGACGGTCTCCGCCAGGACGAGCCGCAGCTGCGCAAGCTGCTCGCCGCCGCGACCGACGTCGTCGCGCACGGCCTGCTTCACCGTCCGGAGCCCGCCGCCGACGACCCCGCGAACTGA
- a CDS encoding RidA family protein, whose protein sequence is MSQDAITPPPAPSFRRQGNLLLLSGQVGVDESWRPVTGAFQDEARAAFANVRRVLAEAGAQPDQILKVTAYLTDFGNFARYNEVWTEEFPELRPARTTIGAQLVPPFRVELDVVAWLDDTP, encoded by the coding sequence ATGAGTCAAGACGCGATCACCCCGCCGCCCGCGCCGTCGTTTCGCCGGCAGGGCAATCTCCTGCTGCTGTCGGGCCAGGTCGGCGTGGACGAGAGCTGGCGGCCGGTGACCGGCGCCTTCCAGGACGAGGCTCGCGCGGCCTTCGCGAACGTCCGGCGGGTGCTGGCCGAGGCCGGCGCGCAACCGGACCAGATCCTCAAAGTCACCGCCTACCTGACCGATTTCGGGAACTTCGCGCGCTACAACGAGGTCTGGACCGAGGAGTTCCCCGAGCTGCGTCCCGCCCGCACGACGATCGGCGCGCAGCTGGTCCCGCCCTTTCGCGTCGAACTCGACGTCGTCGCGTGGCTCGACGACACTCCCTGA
- a CDS encoding cyanamide hydratase has protein sequence MTAGRTTLGSRKWAATTRGELSLRDRLAFARDAVVGQLSALTGPRARAAGVAGREPPDTPLVRDVVALAESAYPRALFEHCLRCWWWGSILSTMDELAVDDELLYVSCLLHDFALTERYRVGEAHCFAVHGGDIAFATLAGYGAPTAFAERAAEAVTAHMNVRVSSGLGPEAVALQAAAHLDVGGTRARELPRAAIERVVARHPRDGFTACFLDLMRTEAAQRPHSRAAVLWRLGMRLPASVNPLDRR, from the coding sequence ATGACCGCGGGCCGGACGACGCTGGGCAGCCGGAAGTGGGCTGCCACCACCCGGGGAGAACTCAGCCTGCGGGACCGCCTGGCCTTCGCCAGGGACGCGGTGGTCGGCCAACTGTCCGCGCTGACCGGCCCTCGCGCCCGGGCGGCGGGCGTCGCCGGTCGGGAACCACCGGACACGCCGCTCGTACGGGACGTGGTGGCGCTCGCCGAGTCGGCCTACCCGCGAGCACTGTTCGAGCACTGTCTGCGCTGCTGGTGGTGGGGCAGCATCCTGTCCACAATGGACGAGCTGGCGGTCGACGACGAGTTGCTGTACGTGTCCTGCCTGCTGCACGACTTCGCGCTCACCGAACGGTATCGGGTCGGCGAAGCGCACTGCTTCGCCGTGCACGGCGGGGATATCGCCTTCGCCACCTTGGCCGGTTACGGCGCGCCGACGGCGTTCGCCGAGCGGGCCGCCGAGGCGGTCACCGCGCACATGAACGTCCGGGTCTCCTCCGGCCTGGGACCCGAAGCTGTGGCGCTGCAGGCCGCAGCGCATCTCGACGTCGGTGGCACCCGCGCGCGTGAGCTGCCCCGCGCGGCGATCGAACGAGTCGTCGCGCGTCATCCCCGGGACGGGTTCACCGCCTGCTTCCTGGACTTGATGCGCACCGAGGCGGCGCAGCGGCCGCACTCCCGCGCCGCGGTGCTGTGGCGGCTCGGGATGCGGCTGCCCGCGTCGGTCAATCCCCTGGACCGGAGGTGA
- a CDS encoding dipeptidase, translating to MTRTTQPDSATLHAQALVWEQHCCLPLDPDTDVDELWRYAESGASFVSVNAGYAPHDIADTIRVLSGFRRQLLAEPDRYVLARTTEDVRTAKATGRLAVAFDLEDTRPLGGSVDLVQTYYDLGVRTMLLTYNQRNAAGSGCHDETDGGVTEFGREVVAEMNRVGMVVDAAHCSYRTSMDVFAASSAPVVLSHTAARAVHDHERNVWDDQMLACAATGGVVGIDGVGIFLGDNDASTEALVRHLDHAVELVGWEHVGLGLDFCFGSADAELAENPDLFPSSYAQWDRMEFIEPERLPAITAALAGRGYAPEAVHGILGGNFLRVAENVWR from the coding sequence ATGACGCGAACGACCCAGCCGGACTCCGCCACGCTCCACGCGCAGGCGCTGGTGTGGGAGCAGCACTGCTGTCTTCCGCTCGACCCGGACACCGACGTCGACGAGCTGTGGCGGTACGCCGAGTCGGGGGCGTCGTTCGTGTCGGTGAACGCCGGCTACGCGCCGCACGACATCGCGGACACCATCCGGGTGCTGTCGGGATTCCGGCGTCAGCTGCTCGCCGAGCCCGACCGCTACGTCCTGGCGCGTACGACCGAGGACGTGCGCACGGCGAAGGCCACCGGACGGCTCGCGGTCGCGTTCGACCTGGAAGACACCCGCCCGTTGGGTGGCAGCGTCGACCTGGTCCAGACCTACTACGACCTCGGTGTGCGCACCATGCTGCTGACCTACAACCAGCGCAACGCCGCCGGTTCGGGCTGCCACGACGAGACCGATGGTGGCGTGACGGAGTTCGGCCGGGAGGTGGTGGCCGAGATGAACCGGGTGGGAATGGTGGTCGACGCCGCGCACTGTTCCTACCGCACGTCGATGGACGTCTTCGCGGCGTCGTCCGCGCCGGTCGTGCTCTCCCACACGGCGGCGCGTGCGGTGCACGATCACGAGCGCAACGTGTGGGACGACCAGATGCTGGCGTGTGCGGCCACCGGTGGCGTCGTCGGCATCGACGGCGTCGGCATCTTCCTCGGCGACAACGACGCGAGCACCGAGGCGCTCGTCCGTCACCTCGACCATGCCGTCGAGCTGGTCGGGTGGGAGCACGTGGGACTGGGCCTGGACTTCTGCTTCGGCAGTGCCGATGCCGAGCTCGCCGAGAACCCCGACCTGTTCCCGTCGAGCTACGCGCAGTGGGACCGCATGGAGTTCATCGAGCCGGAGCGCCTGCCCGCGATCACGGCCGCCCTGGCCGGCCGCGGGTACGCGCCGGAAGCCGTCCACGGGATCTTGGGCGGGAATTTCCTGCGCGTGGCGGAAAACGTGTGGCGCTGA
- a CDS encoding nuclear transport factor 2 family protein, with protein MSDWPSLHESVVRDFAAAWAEPDPRAFDALLAEDVELVQPLLAACTGKRRWQGELERLLDFVPDLRSTVLSWSGRAEILFIEHRLEATIGSGSVRVPAVDKLWLTEAGLIARRHAYFDPQPFTQRVVQHPGYWLPWWRSGLGPLLGRRRLPGFTR; from the coding sequence ATGAGCGACTGGCCGAGCCTGCACGAGTCCGTCGTCCGGGATTTCGCCGCAGCCTGGGCCGAACCGGACCCGCGCGCGTTCGACGCCCTCCTCGCCGAGGACGTCGAACTCGTCCAGCCGCTGCTGGCGGCCTGCACCGGCAAACGGCGGTGGCAGGGCGAACTCGAGCGGCTGCTGGACTTCGTGCCCGACCTGCGCAGTACGGTGCTGAGCTGGTCCGGCCGGGCGGAGATCCTGTTCATCGAACACCGGCTGGAAGCCACCATCGGCAGTGGGTCGGTGCGCGTGCCGGCCGTGGACAAGCTGTGGCTCACCGAAGCAGGCCTGATCGCACGCCGCCACGCGTACTTCGACCCGCAGCCGTTCACCCAGCGAGTCGTTCAGCACCCGGGCTACTGGCTGCCGTGGTGGCGCTCCGGCCTCGGCCCGCTGCTCGGCCGTCGCCGGCTCCCCGGGTTCACTCGCTGA